The Numida meleagris isolate 19003 breed g44 Domestic line chromosome 27, NumMel1.0, whole genome shotgun sequence sequence GCTTGGCCGGCAGATGAGCTCTGGGTAAAGCACAGCACGCGCGCTCCGGCAACGAGAAGCTGCAGGTGCTGTGTTAGAGAAGGGATCTCGATTCCTTCGTTGCCGGGGCTGAAATGTGCACGTTtgatcaaaaaaagaaaaaaaaacaaaacaaaaaaaagtcaatttctGGAAGCGGGgttttttctgtctctgattCTCGCTCTGTCCGTGTCAGACCGTTCCCCCCCGCGCTTCGGCAGCAGGGGAGAAGTTGAGGAAGTGCAATACCAGGACAGCTCCTGCCCGCTCTCAGTGTTCGTGCTGGCAATTGATTTTGTCTTCGGAATGCTCCAGAACATCCAGCATTTCCTCTATGATGGCCTGCAGCGCCCGGCCCAGCTGCTCCGCGCTGTAGGGCTTTCCCAATGGGGGCACATGAACAAAAGCCGACCTCCCGCAGCTCTGGTACAAGGAAGTGTAGTAAGTGAAGTCACACAGGTAcctgaaacataaaaatagagCTGATGTGGCAACACGGGACAAATAAAGCGTGCAAACTGCAGGGCAGGGCGAACCGTGCTCTTATTGTTCGGCGTTGCATCAGCATCCTGCAATAAAAAGCGCAACGCGAGTCAGGTGCTGTGAGCGTGCCACTGCTTCAGCCCAATCTAGGACAGAGCGCAGAGAGCGCGCGCTTTCCCATCACCAACGTGCGACCGCAGAacagagcagggccagcagagAATGGGAGCTCAGCGCAGGGCGAGCACACGTCGCAGCACGCGCCTGCTCCCCACGGGGCACCACGTCCCCTACCTGCCGGCGTCCTTAGAGATGGTGACCGTGACATCCAGCCCCAGTGCTGAGACCCTCCTGCAAACCGCGTCCATGTCGATGATGGAATCGATGCACTCTGGGCCGCCTTCGACGCAGCACTGGGAGCCTGGGCAGAAACGGCAGTTGTCTAAGCCCTTATAACCCACATTATGGCCACACTTCTCCAGAGTGACAGTGGTGGCCATACCCGACACACCTACATGCACCACCAGCTACGAGAGAAAAGAAACACGTTAGATCAGCCGGCGCGCAGCGGTGCACAACCAACAGCCCCCAGTTCCCAGTGAGCACCAATGGAGCCTGCACCTGAATTCCTGCACGAGTAGCACGCACTCAGCCCTCGGAGCAACCAACAGCACAGTTTCGTGTCCCCCCCAGCCTCAGCTCTAATTAATTAAGGCCCAACGagtgccagcacagctggggTGGCACGGAGCGGAgctgcctgcacagccctgcacgcCGGCTGCTCCCGTGAGCTGCAGCACTTCGCTGTGAGCCACAAAACGCCACAAATTCACGTGCTCCCATGAGAAAAGAGGAGACGTTCTCGCGGAGGACGCAGCCAAAAGCGCGGTGCTGCACGGTGCCGCTGGACGCGCCTCAGCCACGGGCTCCgtcttttctcctccctttcctcacTCACTTGTGGACTGTGCTTCTTCCACAAGGCAGGGATGAGTCTTTGCACTGTCTGGTATTCCACTGGGACTTCATAGACATGCAGGTCCACGCCATCTCGCAGCCCGAGCTTCTCCAGCTCCTAGGAACACGTGGGAAGAAAGGGACAAAGCAAGGCGGTCAGCCACGGGTCGGGCGCAGCGTGCACTGCTGAGAGCACAGTGCAGAACCCAGGGGTGGCAGCAGCGcctgcacagcccagagcaAGAGCTGCTCCCCCCAGAGCCACAGCGCAATGAGAGCTCTCCTGCTGGTTTGCACGGGACCCCAAAGAGAGGGGTCCCAtggaaggagcagctgaaggaacagaGCCAGAACCAGGACCCACGGGGCCACCTCCCCACCCGCGCCCACACACGGTTTTTTCTGCCGGGATGGTGCAGGACTGAGCGACCTGACAAGATTTAACCAGCAACTGCCAcgctaaaaaataataaaagcaataagaaaaaggaTCGGCTTCATTGTTTTTAGAAGCGGAGTCCTGCTCACTTCTTGCACGAAGCAGACGCTgtgcagaggaagcagcagcgAGAGCACCACGCAGTCTCATTTGTCACCTCTGGGGGCTGCTGTCCCAAAGAGCAAACCCGTGCTGCCTGCACGCACACGGAGAGCAGCGCAGCACGCAGCACATCAGCTCTCCCCCTGCTGCCGGGGAGTTGCACCGAGTGACCTTTACcagccccttccaacccaaaggATCCTTAAAGGAGAGCAGTGCAGACGGCCGAGCTTTCTGGACCCCtccacccccacctcccccaTCCCATCGCGCTGTGGCCGTGGCTTGGTTCGGTGGTTACCGCCATCGGCCACTTCTGCACAGAAGTTCTGAGCCCAAACTTCCACACGTGTGCGGAACCACGGCGGGTGCAACGCGATTCAAGGTGGGAGCGAGATGCTCAcggcccagcagcagccatcgctcgctcctcctgctcctcctgcacctGTGCCGTGCAGGCTGACTGCACCGCCTGGTGCCTGGCACCCAGCGACGGATGCTAAGTGACATTTCATCACATCTTTACACAAGCCTGCCTTCGGAACCTGGCTGCTTCATGTGGAGCCTTCATGAAGGCACTCGTTTACAAATTAGAGCGCTCACACACAAGGCAGGCTCTTTAGGAATTGC is a genomic window containing:
- the PGPEP1 gene encoding pyroglutamyl-peptidase 1, which translates into the protein MEKPRRAVVVTGFGPFGEHAVNASWIAVQELEKLGLRDGVDLHVYEVPVEYQTVQRLIPALWKKHSPQLVVHVGVSGMATTVTLEKCGHNVGYKGLDNCRFCPGSQCCVEGGPECIDSIIDMDAVCRRVSALGLDVTVTISKDAGRYLCDFTYYTSLYQSCGRSAFVHVPPLGKPYSAEQLGRALQAIIEEMLDVLEHSEDKINCQHEH